From one Mya arenaria isolate MELC-2E11 chromosome 4, ASM2691426v1 genomic stretch:
- the LOC128231044 gene encoding interferon-inducible GTPase 1-like, giving the protein MGFAASKQVTEECEQNEDLQHEKDVKKFQDAFESGGYSDLHKIVSDNLDEWKKIELNIAVTGKSGSGKSSFINAFMNKKPGDEGAAEVGGFEETTMKIKKYKHEKYNMCLWDLPGIGTARFPRDEYLRKTSFTQFDFFLIVTATRLSENDVYLAKEVHEKMERKRFFLLRTKLDDVSKEKKRSEEELEKIRFL; this is encoded by the exons ATGGGATTTGCAGCCAGCAAACAGGTGACAGAGGAATGTGAACAAAATGAAGATCTTCAACATGAAAAAGATGTTAAAAAGTTTCAAGATGCATTTGAAAGTGGTGGTTACTCTGATCTGCACAAAATTGTTAGTGATAACTTAGATGAATGGAAGAAGATTGAGCTGAACATAGCTGTTACTGGCAAATCAGGTTCAGGAAAATCATcttttataaatgcattcatgAACAAAAAACCTGGAGACGAGGGTGCAGCAGAAGTGGGTGGTTTTGAAGAAACCACAATGAAAATCAAGAAGTAtaagcatgaaaaatataacatgtGTCTCTGGGATTTGCCAGGAATTGGAACGGCTAGGTTTCCTAGAGATGAGTACCTTCGAAAAACTTCTTTCACACAGTTTGACTTTTTCTTGATTGTTACTGCGACCAGATTATCAGAGAATGACGTATACTTGGCCAAGGAAGTCCATGAGAAAATGGAACGAAAAAGGTTTTTCCTTCTTAGAACTAAACTAGATGATGTGTCAAAGGAAAAGAAACGGTCCGAAGAAGAACTTGAAAAAATAAG ATtcctttaa